A single region of the Thermoleophilum album genome encodes:
- the fusA gene encoding elongation factor G, whose product MARKVPLERTRNIGIMAHIDAGKTTTTERILFYTGRTHKLGEVHEGAATMDWMEQEQERGITITSAATTAFWKDHRINIIDTPGHVDFTVEVERSLRVLDGAIAVFDAVAGVEPQSETVWRQADRYRVPRIAFINKMDRVGANFDASVQSMVDRLGARPVPVQLPLGAEADFQGVIDLITMRAIVWRDELGREWGEEDIPAEYLERAQEARTQLIEAVAEYDDELMEDYLEERPIEPERLKADLRKATLDFHGGERPPLTPVLCGAAFKNKGIQPLLDAVIDYLPSPLDIPPVSGVVPGSAGDDGEERVEERAASDDAPFAALAFKVMSDPFVGKLTYFRVYSGTLQAGSKVLNATTGRTERIGRLLMMHANHREEQDEVYAGDIAAAVGLKQTSTGDTLCDPQHPIVLETMQFPEPVVHLSIEPKTKADQEKLSVGLSRLAEEDPTFRVRTDEETGQTVISGMGELHLEVIVDRLRREFNVDANVGRPQVAYRETIKGSANRVEGKFIRQTGGAGQYGVVYIDIEPAPGEGFDFVNEVKGGAVPSEFIPAVEQGIEEAMASGVLAGYPVQDVRVRLVDGKSHEVDSSEMAFKIAGSLAFKDAAKRANPVLLEPIMSVEVVTPQEFVGDVIGDLSRRRGRVESQEQRGNAIAVRASVPLAEMFGYATDLRSMTQGRANYTMQFSRYEEVPPQIAREIIESRSGEPVGAAG is encoded by the coding sequence ATGGCACGCAAAGTACCGCTCGAGAGGACGCGCAACATCGGCATCATGGCGCACATCGATGCCGGTAAGACGACGACGACCGAGCGCATCCTGTTCTACACCGGTCGCACCCACAAGTTGGGCGAGGTGCACGAAGGCGCGGCGACCATGGACTGGATGGAGCAGGAGCAGGAGCGCGGCATCACCATCACGTCGGCCGCGACGACAGCCTTCTGGAAGGACCATCGCATCAACATCATCGACACGCCCGGCCACGTCGACTTCACCGTCGAGGTCGAGCGCTCGCTGCGCGTGCTCGACGGGGCGATCGCCGTCTTCGACGCGGTAGCCGGTGTGGAGCCACAGTCCGAGACGGTCTGGCGCCAGGCTGACAGGTACCGCGTTCCGCGGATCGCGTTCATCAACAAGATGGACCGCGTCGGCGCCAACTTCGACGCCTCGGTGCAGTCGATGGTCGATCGCCTCGGTGCGCGCCCCGTGCCGGTGCAGCTGCCGCTCGGCGCCGAGGCTGACTTCCAGGGCGTGATCGATCTGATCACGATGCGCGCGATCGTCTGGCGCGACGAGCTCGGCCGCGAATGGGGCGAAGAAGACATCCCTGCCGAATACCTCGAGCGCGCGCAGGAGGCCCGCACGCAGCTCATCGAAGCCGTCGCCGAGTACGACGACGAGCTGATGGAGGACTACCTCGAGGAGCGCCCGATCGAGCCCGAGCGTCTCAAGGCCGACCTGCGCAAGGCGACGCTCGATTTCCACGGCGGCGAGCGCCCGCCGCTCACCCCGGTGCTCTGCGGCGCGGCCTTCAAGAACAAGGGCATTCAGCCGCTGCTCGATGCCGTCATCGACTACCTGCCGAGTCCGCTCGACATCCCGCCGGTCAGCGGCGTCGTGCCGGGTTCGGCCGGAGACGACGGCGAGGAGCGCGTCGAAGAGCGCGCAGCCAGCGACGACGCGCCCTTCGCGGCGCTCGCCTTCAAGGTGATGTCCGACCCCTTCGTCGGCAAGCTCACCTACTTCCGCGTCTACTCGGGAACTCTGCAGGCGGGATCCAAGGTCTTGAACGCGACCACCGGTCGCACCGAGCGGATCGGTCGGCTGTTGATGATGCACGCCAACCACCGCGAGGAACAGGACGAGGTCTACGCCGGGGACATCGCTGCTGCAGTCGGTCTCAAGCAGACCTCCACCGGCGACACCTTGTGCGACCCGCAGCACCCGATCGTGCTCGAGACGATGCAGTTCCCCGAGCCGGTCGTGCACCTCTCGATCGAGCCGAAGACCAAGGCCGATCAAGAGAAGCTGTCGGTCGGTCTGTCGCGCTTGGCCGAGGAAGATCCGACTTTCCGGGTCCGTACCGACGAGGAGACCGGGCAGACGGTGATCTCCGGCATGGGCGAGCTGCACCTGGAGGTGATCGTCGATCGCCTGCGCCGCGAGTTCAACGTCGACGCCAACGTCGGGCGCCCGCAGGTCGCCTACCGCGAGACGATCAAGGGCTCGGCCAACCGCGTCGAGGGCAAGTTCATCCGCCAGACCGGCGGTGCCGGTCAGTACGGCGTCGTCTACATCGACATCGAGCCGGCGCCGGGCGAAGGTTTCGACTTCGTCAACGAAGTGAAAGGCGGGGCCGTGCCCTCCGAGTTCATACCCGCTGTCGAGCAGGGGATCGAGGAGGCGATGGCGTCCGGTGTGCTGGCCGGCTATCCCGTCCAGGACGTGCGCGTGCGGCTCGTCGACGGCAAGTCGCACGAGGTCGACTCGAGCGAAATGGCGTTCAAGATCGCTGGCTCGCTCGCCTTCAAGGACGCCGCGAAGCGCGCCAACCCCGTGCTCCTCGAGCCGATCATGTCGGTCGAAGTCGTCACCCCGCAAGAGTTCGTCGGCGACGTCATCGGCGACCTATCGCGACGGCGCGGCCGGGTCGAATCGCAGGAGCAGCGTGGTAACGCGATCGCCGTGCGAGCCAGCGTACCGCTGGCCGAGATGTTCGGTTACGCCACCGATCTGCGGTCGATGACGCAGGGCCGTGCGAACTACACGATGCAGTTCAGCCGCTACGAGGAGGTCCCGCCGCAAATCGCCCGCGAGATCATCGAGAGTCGGTCGGGCGAGCCGGTAGGAGCAGCCGGGTAA
- the rpsJ gene encoding 30S ribosomal protein S10, with product MAAATQNKIRIRLKAYDHAAIESAAREIVETAVRTGARVSGPVPLPTERNVYCVIRGPFKDKDSREHFEIRTHKRLIDIHQPTPKTVDSLQRLDHLPAGVDIQIQLV from the coding sequence ATGGCAGCCGCTACCCAAAACAAGATCCGCATCCGCCTCAAGGCGTACGACCACGCAGCGATCGAAAGCGCGGCGCGCGAGATCGTCGAGACGGCCGTGCGCACCGGCGCGCGTGTGTCCGGTCCGGTGCCGTTGCCGACCGAGCGCAACGTCTACTGCGTGATCCGCGGCCCCTTCAAAGACAAGGACTCGCGCGAACACTTCGAGATCCGCACGCACAAGCGTCTGATCGACATCCACCAGCCCACACCGAAGACGGTCGACTCGCTGCAGCGCCTCGACCACCTTCCCGCCGGTGTCGACATCCAGATCCAGCTCGTGTGA
- the rpmC gene encoding 50S ribosomal protein L29 translates to MKPAEVRQLDDRALVEFIDSARQELFNLRFQHAVGQLENTARIKQVKKDIARGLTVARERGIDVERELAALRRERAQRN, encoded by the coding sequence TTGAAACCTGCCGAGGTCAGGCAGCTCGACGATCGGGCGCTCGTCGAATTCATCGATTCGGCGCGTCAGGAGCTGTTCAACCTGCGTTTCCAGCACGCGGTCGGTCAGCTCGAGAACACCGCGCGGATCAAGCAGGTCAAGAAGGACATCGCGCGTGGACTGACGGTGGCACGCGAGCGCGGTATCGACGTCGAGCGCGAGCTCGCAGCGCTGCGCCGTGAACGCGCGCAAAGGAACTAG
- the rplV gene encoding 50S ribosomal protein L22 — MREGVVVRARARYVRRTPRKVRLVIDHVRGKPVEEARALLRNTTRAAARDVLKLIDSAVANAENQHELTPQELRVARIWADEGPTIKRWRPRAFGRATRIDKRTSHITVELEPIVGGR; from the coding sequence GTGCGCGAAGGCGTCGTGGTCCGGGCCCGGGCGCGCTATGTGCGTCGCACCCCACGCAAGGTTCGGCTTGTGATCGACCACGTGCGCGGTAAGCCGGTCGAGGAGGCGCGCGCGCTGCTGCGCAACACCACGCGCGCCGCGGCCCGCGACGTTCTCAAACTGATCGACTCGGCGGTGGCCAACGCCGAGAACCAGCACGAGCTCACGCCACAGGAGCTGCGCGTCGCTCGCATCTGGGCTGACGAAGGGCCGACTATCAAGCGCTGGCGTCCGCGCGCTTTCGGTCGCGCCACGCGCATCGACAAGCGCACAAGCCACATCACTGTTGAGCTCGAGCCGATCGTGGGCGGGAGGTAA
- the rplX gene encoding 50S ribosomal protein L24 — protein sequence MARLRIRKDDMVRVISGRDRGKTGRVVRVDPKTQRVWVEGVNIQKKHLKPRTLRDVQRQQQVGGVLEREGPVHISNVMLIDPKSGQPTRVGVVRRDGRRVRIAKRSGAEID from the coding sequence ATGGCTCGCCTGCGCATCCGCAAAGACGACATGGTGCGCGTCATCTCCGGCCGCGATCGCGGCAAGACGGGGCGTGTTGTGCGCGTCGACCCGAAAACGCAGCGGGTCTGGGTGGAGGGCGTGAACATCCAGAAGAAGCACCTCAAGCCGCGCACGCTGCGCGACGTCCAGCGCCAGCAGCAGGTGGGCGGGGTGCTCGAACGCGAGGGGCCCGTCCACATCTCGAACGTGATGCTCATCGATCCCAAAAGCGGCCAGCCGACACGGGTCGGCGTCGTGCGGCGCGACGGACGCCGTGTACGTATCGCCAAGCGCAGCGGAGCTGAGATCGACTGA
- the rplP gene encoding 50S ribosomal protein L16 — MLQPRKVKHRKHHRGRMRGVSKGGTRVQFGEYGLKALEPAWITNRQIEAARVAITRKIKRGGKVWINIFPDKPYTKKPAETRMGSGKGSPEGWVAVVKPGRVMFELAGVPEPLAREAMRLAGHKLPIKTKFVVREGAEH; from the coding sequence ATGCTCCAGCCACGCAAGGTCAAACACCGTAAACATCACCGCGGCCGCATGCGCGGCGTGTCGAAGGGCGGAACGCGCGTCCAATTCGGCGAGTACGGCTTGAAGGCGCTCGAACCGGCGTGGATCACGAACCGTCAGATCGAGGCCGCGCGCGTTGCGATCACCCGCAAGATCAAGCGCGGTGGAAAGGTCTGGATCAACATCTTCCCCGACAAGCCATACACGAAGAAGCCCGCTGAGACGCGGATGGGTTCGGGCAAGGGATCGCCCGAAGGTTGGGTCGCCGTCGTCAAGCCTGGGCGTGTGATGTTCGAGCTCGCCGGTGTGCCCGAGCCGTTGGCGCGCGAAGCGATGCGCCTCGCCGGACACAAGCTCCCGATCAAAACGAAGTTCGTCGTGCGGGAGGGGGCGGAGCATTGA
- the rplE gene encoding 50S ribosomal protein L5 translates to MEASVAVKPRLRERYEREVRPRLQERFGYRNPMQVPKLEKIVLNMGVGEAKQDANVLESAIAQLAQIAGQRPAVRRAKRSIAGFKLRAGMPVGVTVTLRRARMWEFFDRLTTIAIPRIRDFRGLDPRSFDGRGNYSFGIREQIIFPEVDYDSIDQVRGLDVTIVTTAATDEEAYALLAELGMPFRQTAAPAAENQNQSS, encoded by the coding sequence ATGGAAGCCAGCGTCGCTGTCAAGCCCCGACTGCGCGAGCGCTACGAGCGCGAGGTGCGACCGCGTCTGCAGGAGCGCTTCGGCTACCGCAACCCAATGCAGGTGCCGAAGCTCGAGAAGATCGTCCTCAACATGGGTGTGGGCGAAGCCAAGCAGGACGCCAACGTTCTCGAGTCGGCGATCGCCCAACTTGCGCAAATCGCCGGCCAGCGCCCAGCGGTGAGGCGTGCGAAGCGCTCCATCGCCGGGTTCAAGCTGCGCGCGGGGATGCCTGTGGGCGTCACGGTCACGCTCCGGCGAGCCCGGATGTGGGAGTTCTTCGACCGGTTGACCACGATCGCGATTCCCCGTATCCGCGACTTCCGTGGTCTCGATCCGCGCTCGTTCGACGGTCGCGGCAACTACTCGTTCGGGATCCGCGAGCAGATCATCTTCCCCGAGGTCGATTACGACTCGATCGACCAGGTTCGCGGTCTCGACGTAACGATCGTCACCACCGCGGCGACCGACGAGGAAGCGTACGCCCTGCTCGCCGAGCTCGGCATGCCGTTCCGGCAAACTGCTGCTCCCGCCGCTGAGAACCAGAACCAGTCTTCCTGA
- the rplW gene encoding 50S ribosomal protein L23 translates to MTDPRTIIIEPVLSEKTYALLAANKYTFRVHEQATKVQIRQAIEQQFGVRVRDVRTAWVKPKPKRRGLYAGHRRRWKKAIVTLHPEDSIELFEGQASD, encoded by the coding sequence GTGACCGATCCACGAACGATCATCATCGAGCCCGTCCTGAGCGAGAAGACCTACGCGCTGCTCGCGGCAAACAAGTACACGTTCCGCGTTCACGAGCAGGCCACGAAGGTCCAGATCCGCCAGGCGATCGAGCAGCAGTTCGGTGTGCGCGTACGCGACGTCAGAACTGCTTGGGTGAAGCCCAAGCCGAAGCGCCGGGGCCTTTACGCCGGCCACCGGCGACGGTGGAAGAAAGCGATCGTGACGCTGCACCCGGAAGACTCAATCGAACTCTTCGAAGGCCAGGCCAGCGACTGA
- the rplD gene encoding 50S ribosomal protein L4, whose amino-acid sequence MSANLTAAFLNSDKPAVELDPAVFDCDFNEPVVHETVVAELAARRRGTHSTKTRGEVAMTGAKAWRQKGTGRARVGPLSTPHRRGGGVAFGPKPRSYVKKVNRKVRRAALRSVLSLHARRGSLRLVDPDAFSQPRTRDGVDALSHFPGEGRVLVVAEAEAAACTKSFRNIAECDTAEPGRVGVYDLLRSARLVLTPVALDYLTRIARPPQQRTRIGASEEERS is encoded by the coding sequence ATGAGCGCCAATCTCACCGCTGCCTTCCTCAACAGCGACAAGCCCGCGGTCGAGCTCGACCCGGCCGTTTTCGACTGCGACTTCAACGAACCGGTCGTCCACGAGACCGTCGTCGCCGAGCTCGCGGCCCGTCGTCGCGGCACCCACTCCACCAAGACGCGTGGCGAAGTCGCAATGACCGGCGCCAAGGCTTGGCGGCAGAAAGGAACGGGGCGGGCGCGCGTCGGTCCGCTCTCGACGCCCCACCGGCGCGGCGGCGGCGTCGCCTTCGGACCGAAGCCGCGCTCGTACGTGAAGAAGGTCAACCGCAAGGTGCGCCGCGCCGCGTTGCGCAGCGTCCTGTCGCTGCACGCGCGCCGCGGCTCGCTGCGGCTCGTCGATCCCGATGCATTCAGCCAGCCGCGGACGCGCGACGGCGTCGACGCGCTCTCCCATTTCCCAGGGGAAGGGCGTGTGCTCGTCGTCGCCGAGGCCGAGGCTGCGGCGTGCACGAAGTCGTTCCGCAACATCGCCGAGTGCGATACCGCCGAGCCCGGACGGGTTGGCGTTTACGACCTTCTGCGCAGCGCCCGCCTCGTGCTCACACCCGTTGCTCTCGACTATCTCACGCGCATCGCGCGACCGCCGCAGCAACGCACGCGCATCGGTGCTAGCGAGGAGGAGCGTTCGTGA
- the rpsC gene encoding 30S ribosomal protein S3 — protein sequence MGQKVHPEALRVGYIHDWKSTWFSERDFADYLLEDVRIRQHIVGKLAHAGLSDIIIKKNKNEVEVNIHTARPGIVIGKSGSEVEALRKELHDLTKKAVKVNILEIKRPELDAKLVAQSIAEQLENRVAFRRAMKRALTSAMRSGAKGVRIQVSGRLGGAEMARTEWYSDGRVPLHTLRADIDYGFHEAHTTFGRIGVKVWINKGEIMPQGFAQDLTEVEAPRAVGPGRGRNGGRRSDERRPVGQEA from the coding sequence GTGGGGCAGAAAGTTCATCCCGAGGCACTTCGGGTCGGCTACATCCACGATTGGAAGTCGACCTGGTTTAGCGAGCGCGACTTCGCCGACTACCTGCTGGAGGACGTCCGTATCCGTCAGCACATCGTCGGCAAACTCGCGCACGCTGGTCTTAGCGACATCATCATCAAGAAGAACAAGAACGAGGTCGAGGTCAACATCCACACCGCGCGTCCGGGGATCGTCATCGGCAAGTCCGGAAGCGAAGTCGAGGCGTTGCGCAAAGAGCTTCACGACCTCACCAAGAAGGCCGTCAAGGTCAACATTCTCGAGATCAAGCGCCCCGAGCTCGACGCCAAGCTAGTCGCCCAATCGATCGCAGAACAGCTCGAGAACCGTGTCGCCTTCCGGCGTGCTATGAAGCGTGCGCTCACCTCGGCGATGCGCTCGGGTGCGAAGGGGGTGCGGATCCAGGTGTCTGGCCGCCTCGGCGGTGCCGAGATGGCGCGAACCGAGTGGTACTCCGACGGCCGCGTGCCGCTGCACACCCTGCGGGCTGACATCGATTACGGCTTCCACGAGGCGCACACCACCTTCGGCCGCATCGGCGTGAAGGTGTGGATCAACAAGGGCGAGATCATGCCCCAAGGTTTCGCACAGGACCTCACGGAAGTGGAGGCGCCGCGTGCCGTCGGCCCGGGGCGTGGCCGCAACGGTGGGCGTCGCAGCGACGAACGCCGCCCAGTCGGGCAGGAGGCTTGA
- the rplC gene encoding 50S ribosomal protein L3: MNGLLGRKLGMTQLFDDDGRVEPVTVLEVGPCWVTALRRSDRDGYEAVQLGYDPVREKVLNKPRLGHLRKAGVPPLRLLREFRCPVEGLEVGAEVRVEQVFEPGQVVKVSGTSIGKGFQGTIKRHGFQRGPETHGSRNIRKPGSIGAAADPSRVFKGLRMAGRTGGRRVTQRGLRVVNVIPEDNLLLVRGSVPGPRGSYVEVRRER; this comes from the coding sequence ATGAACGGGCTACTCGGTCGGAAACTCGGGATGACCCAGCTCTTCGACGACGACGGTCGCGTCGAGCCCGTAACGGTGCTCGAGGTTGGCCCGTGCTGGGTCACGGCATTGCGCCGGTCCGATCGCGACGGCTACGAGGCCGTTCAGCTCGGTTACGACCCGGTGCGCGAGAAGGTTCTCAACAAGCCGCGGCTCGGTCACCTGCGCAAGGCGGGAGTTCCGCCACTGCGGCTTCTGCGCGAGTTTCGCTGTCCTGTCGAGGGCCTCGAGGTGGGGGCAGAGGTTCGCGTCGAACAGGTCTTCGAGCCCGGTCAGGTCGTCAAGGTGTCGGGCACCTCGATCGGTAAGGGCTTCCAGGGAACGATCAAGCGCCACGGCTTCCAGCGCGGCCCGGAGACGCACGGCTCGCGCAACATCCGCAAGCCGGGATCGATCGGTGCCGCCGCCGACCCGTCGCGTGTGTTCAAGGGGCTGCGCATGGCTGGACGCACCGGCGGTCGCCGTGTCACGCAGCGCGGACTGCGTGTCGTGAACGTGATCCCTGAGGACAACCTCTTGCTCGTGCGCGGGTCGGTTCCCGGTCCGCGAGGAAGCTACGTCGAGGTGCGGAGGGAGCGATGA
- the rpsS gene encoding 30S ribosomal protein S19 produces MGRSTKKGPYVDERLMRRIEELNERGEKQIIKTWSRDSTIFPEMVGHTIAVHDGRKHVPVFITEAMVGHKLGEFAPTRTYRGHAGSEKVKGR; encoded by the coding sequence ATGGGTCGCTCGACGAAAAAGGGACCCTACGTCGACGAGCGCCTGATGCGGCGGATCGAAGAGCTCAACGAGCGCGGCGAGAAGCAGATCATCAAGACCTGGTCGCGCGACTCGACGATCTTTCCCGAGATGGTTGGGCACACCATCGCGGTCCACGATGGTCGCAAACACGTGCCGGTCTTCATCACCGAAGCGATGGTGGGGCACAAGCTCGGCGAGTTCGCGCCCACGCGCACGTATCGCGGCCACGCAGGTAGCGAGAAGGTGAAGGGTCGATGA
- a CDS encoding type Z 30S ribosomal protein S14, which yields MPKKSQWVKQQRPQKYSTRHYHRCRRCGRPRAYLRKFGLCRICLRQLAHQGMIPGLTKASW from the coding sequence ATGCCCAAGAAATCCCAGTGGGTCAAGCAGCAACGTCCCCAGAAATACTCGACGCGCCACTACCACCGCTGCCGGCGGTGTGGTAGGCCGCGGGCATACCTGCGCAAGTTCGGCCTTTGCCGGATCTGCCTGCGGCAACTGGCGCACCAAGGCATGATCCCGGGTCTCACGAAGGCGAGCTGGTAA
- the rplB gene encoding 50S ribosomal protein L2: MAIKKHKPVTPSRRFATYSTHDEVTRDRPEKSLTRGHKKTGGRNAYGRVTSRHRGGGAKRKYRLIDFKRRKDGVPARVAAIEYDPNRSAHIALLHYADGEKRYILAPEGLSVGDTVMSGEDAEIRVGNALPLRAIPTGTTVHNVELTPGRGGQLGRAAGAAVQLVAKEGRYATLRLPSGEMRMVLAECRATVGQIGHAEHANITLGKAGRSRHLGRRPQTRGVAMNPVDHPHGGGEAHHTPGGHPVTPWGVPTLGYRTRKKRKASDRLIVRGRRRGRKKGGNR; encoded by the coding sequence ATGGCGATCAAAAAGCACAAACCGGTAACCCCGAGCCGTCGCTTCGCGACCTACTCGACCCACGACGAGGTCACACGCGATCGGCCCGAAAAGTCGCTCACCCGTGGCCACAAAAAGACCGGCGGTCGCAACGCTTACGGTCGGGTCACCTCGCGCCACCGCGGCGGGGGTGCGAAACGCAAGTACCGCTTGATCGACTTCAAGCGCCGCAAGGACGGCGTGCCGGCGCGCGTAGCTGCGATCGAGTACGACCCGAACCGCAGCGCCCATATCGCCTTGCTGCACTATGCCGACGGCGAGAAGCGCTACATCCTCGCGCCCGAGGGGCTGTCGGTAGGCGACACGGTGATGTCCGGCGAGGACGCCGAGATTCGCGTCGGCAACGCGCTGCCGCTGCGGGCTATCCCGACCGGCACCACCGTCCACAACGTCGAACTGACGCCTGGCCGTGGCGGCCAACTGGGCCGCGCCGCTGGCGCCGCCGTGCAGCTGGTGGCGAAGGAAGGCCGCTATGCAACGCTGCGCTTGCCGTCGGGCGAGATGCGCATGGTGCTCGCCGAATGCCGTGCCACCGTCGGCCAGATCGGTCACGCCGAGCACGCCAACATCACGCTCGGCAAGGCGGGCCGCTCGCGCCACCTAGGTCGTCGACCCCAGACGCGTGGTGTCGCCATGAACCCGGTCGACCACCCGCACGGTGGCGGCGAGGCTCATCACACGCCGGGCGGGCACCCGGTGACACCGTGGGGCGTTCCGACGCTTGGTTACCGCACGCGCAAGAAGCGCAAGGCGTCCGACCGCCTGATCGTTCGTGGTCGTCGTCGCGGGCGCAAGAAGGGAGGTAACCGCTGA
- the tuf gene encoding elongation factor Tu: MAKEKFERTKPHVNVGTIGHIDHGKTTLTAAITKVLAETVGGEAKSFEEIDNAPEERERGITIATSHVEYQTEKRHYAHVDCPGHADYIKNMITGAAQMDGAILVVSAADGPMPQTREHVLLARQVNVPYIVVFLNKVDMVDDEELLELVEMEVRELLSEYEYPGDEVPVIRGSALKALEGDEQYKKSILELAEALDNYIPEPERPLDKPFLMPIEDVFTITGRGTVVTGRIEQGIIKTGDEVEIVGIRPTQKTVVTGVEMFRKILDEGRAGDNVGCLLRGIERDAVERGQVLAAPGSITPHTKFKAQVYALKKEEGGRHTPFFNGYRPQFYFRTTDVTGVCQLPEGTEMVMPGDNVELTVELIQPIAMDEGLRFAIREGGRTVGSGVVTQIIE; the protein is encoded by the coding sequence GTGGCAAAGGAGAAGTTCGAGCGCACTAAGCCGCACGTAAACGTCGGCACCATCGGTCACATCGACCACGGCAAGACCACCCTTACCGCTGCGATCACCAAGGTGCTCGCCGAGACGGTGGGTGGCGAAGCCAAGTCGTTCGAGGAGATCGACAACGCTCCGGAGGAGCGCGAGCGCGGCATCACGATTGCCACCTCGCACGTCGAGTACCAGACCGAGAAGCGGCACTACGCGCACGTCGACTGCCCGGGCCACGCCGACTACATCAAGAACATGATCACTGGTGCTGCCCAGATGGACGGCGCCATCCTCGTCGTCTCGGCCGCCGACGGGCCGATGCCGCAGACTCGCGAACACGTCCTCCTCGCGCGCCAGGTGAACGTTCCTTACATCGTCGTCTTCCTCAACAAGGTCGACATGGTCGACGACGAGGAGTTGCTCGAGCTCGTCGAGATGGAGGTGCGCGAGCTGCTCTCCGAGTACGAGTACCCCGGCGACGAGGTGCCGGTGATCCGCGGCTCGGCGCTCAAGGCCCTCGAGGGTGACGAGCAGTACAAGAAGAGCATCCTCGAGCTCGCCGAGGCGCTCGACAACTACATCCCCGAGCCCGAGCGGCCGCTCGACAAGCCGTTCCTCATGCCGATCGAGGACGTCTTCACGATCACCGGCCGCGGCACGGTCGTCACCGGCCGCATCGAGCAGGGGATCATCAAGACCGGCGACGAGGTCGAGATCGTCGGCATCCGTCCGACCCAGAAGACCGTCGTCACCGGTGTCGAAATGTTCCGCAAGATCCTCGACGAGGGACGTGCCGGCGACAACGTCGGCTGTCTGTTGCGCGGCATCGAGCGCGACGCCGTCGAGCGCGGCCAGGTGCTGGCAGCGCCCGGCTCGATCACGCCCCACACCAAGTTCAAGGCGCAGGTGTACGCGCTCAAGAAGGAGGAAGGCGGTCGCCACACGCCGTTCTTCAACGGCTACCGGCCGCAGTTCTACTTCCGCACGACCGACGTCACCGGCGTCTGCCAACTGCCCGAGGGCACCGAGATGGTGATGCCGGGCGACAACGTCGAGCTGACGGTCGAGCTGATCCAGCCGATCGCGATGGACGAGGGTCTGCGCTTCGCGATCCGCGAAGGTGGCCGCACCGTCGGGTCGGGGGTGGTGACCCAGATCATCGAGTAG
- the rpsQ gene encoding 30S ribosomal protein S17, giving the protein MSKRERAAQRAAAKAEARRRKKAARRRWRLRERARRKQAATGAGAAPASAGPQARPRGRRKVREGVVTSARADKTIVVRVERQQPHPVYGKIVRTSKKFHAHDERNEAREGDVVRIVESRPLSRLKRWRLVEILERAR; this is encoded by the coding sequence ATTTCGAAGCGCGAGCGCGCCGCCCAACGAGCGGCCGCGAAGGCCGAGGCGCGGCGACGCAAGAAGGCTGCCAGGCGGCGCTGGCGGCTCCGCGAGCGCGCGCGGCGCAAGCAGGCCGCGACTGGCGCGGGAGCTGCGCCCGCCAGCGCGGGCCCCCAAGCACGCCCGCGTGGCAGACGCAAGGTACGCGAGGGGGTGGTAACCTCGGCCCGCGCCGACAAGACGATCGTCGTTCGGGTCGAAAGGCAGCAGCCCCACCCGGTCTACGGCAAGATCGTCCGCACTTCGAAGAAGTTCCATGCGCACGACGAGCGCAACGAGGCGCGGGAAGGCGACGTCGTGCGAATCGTTGAATCGAGGCCGCTCAGCCGCCTCAAGCGCTGGCGACTCGTCGAGATCCTCGAGCGAGCAAGATGA
- the rplN gene encoding 50S ribosomal protein L14 encodes MIQQESRLKVADNTGAREILCIRVLGGSHRRYARVGDVIVATVKQATPHGSVKKGDVVKAVVVRTRKEYGREDGTYIAFDENAAVLIDNQNNPRGTRIFGPVARELRDRNFMKIISLAPEVL; translated from the coding sequence ATGATCCAGCAGGAGTCCAGACTCAAGGTCGCCGATAACACGGGAGCACGCGAGATCCTCTGCATCCGCGTTCTTGGCGGAAGCCATCGGCGCTACGCGCGCGTCGGCGACGTGATCGTGGCGACGGTCAAGCAGGCCACGCCGCACGGCTCGGTCAAGAAGGGCGACGTTGTCAAGGCGGTAGTCGTCCGCACTCGCAAGGAGTACGGCCGCGAGGACGGCACCTACATTGCCTTCGACGAGAACGCTGCCGTTCTCATCGACAACCAGAACAACCCGCGAGGCACGCGCATTTTCGGTCCGGTAGCCCGCGAGCTGCGCGATCGCAACTTTATGAAGATCATCTCGCTCGCTCCGGAGGTGCTCTGA